The sequence GCCCGCCGGCGCCGACTTCGACGCACTTGGCGATGTAGGCCGCGATGCCGCATTCGGGCGGGAAGAAGCCGCTGGTGCTGTCGTTTTCGCTGCAGATGCCGACATGGATCTTGCCTGGCTCGATGCCGAGACCGATGAAGCGGTCGATGTAGTTCAAGCGCTGGTAGGACTGGACGTTGACGATGTCGACGTACCGATTGACCACCTGCGCGTCGAGCGCCTCGGTCGTGTCGGGCGAGATCGACAGGTAGCGCGCATTGCCGATCGCCTGCTTGACCTGGGTGAACAGGTAGGAGGCCGTGCCTTCTTCGAAGGGAACCTGCTCCCAGTCGAAATCCAGCCCGTCGAGGCCGTAGCGGTCGAGGAAGGCGGGAATGGTCTGCGCGAAGGCCGCGATCTTCTCGTCGGTATCGAGCGAGCTGAATCCGCCGACCCAGCCGGTCTGGGCGAACAGGACCAGCTCCGGGTTCTCGGCGCGGGCCTCGGCTACCACCGCGCGGACCCGGGCGTCCTGGTCGAAGTACAGCGCCGGCGGGTTCGAGCCCGGCTGGAGCTGGGCGAAGCCGATGTAGAGGTAGTCGACGTACTTGAACGGCCGGTTGCCGGCCGCGATGCTGTTCATCAGGTTCTGGTAGTTGCCGTCGCCGACGAAGACCGTCTGGATCGATCTGTACATGGATTGTTTCCTCCTTGGACCATCTTCATTCGACCGGCATTGCGGTCGTTATCGAAGACTAGACAGCGACCCGCCGGACCGAAACGTGCCGCAGCGAGGTCAGGGTTACAGCGCCGTAACAGCGGGCTGCTGCCGCCGAACCGGAGTTCGACTCGGCCGCTATTCGATGAGCGTGCCGTGGTCGATGAGCGGCTGGCCGGTCAGGCATTCGTGGAACAGCAAGACTAGATCAGCGGACGGCAAGAGATGCGTGCGATGGCGCGCAGCGCCGATGCCGGGCGCAAAGCCAGGTAACGGCGGCGCCAGCGGTGGCGCCGCCGTCCGGGGGCCGAGCCGTCGCGCCCGCGGCGTCGGCCTGTCCGATGGCTGCGCCGGCCGGCCTCAGGTCCGATTGCCCAGCAGCATGAACACCGCCTCGGCCGCCGCCAGGAAACCCGCGCCGGTCTTCTCGTAGCGCGTCACGTTCACCGACTGCCCGACGTTGCCGCCGATCGCCAGCACGAAGTCGGGCGCCACGCTGACCACGATGTCGCTATGGCTCTTGAAGGCGTCGCTGCTTGCCGCGTCGTCGAAGTCGCGCGGCGTCTCGCGCCAGCGGCAGACCAGGTCGCCGATCTCGGGCCGGCGCTCGTGCAGGCGGAAGCCCCAGAACGGCGCATCCGCGTCGTTGGCGCGGCGCTTGGCGATCGCGTCGTGCAGGTACTTGGAATGCGCCGCGGCGAAACGGAAATCGCGGTAGCGCGGGAAGTCGTGGCCGGCCTGGCGGACCATGAAGGAAATGGCGGCGGCCGACCACGGCGTGTCGCGGTCGCGGCCGTCCAGGTCGATGCCGATCGCGCGCCACATTTCGCCGACATAGCGGTAGTAGGGGGCCAGATGCTCCTGGCCCAGGCCCTGCTCGAAGCGCAGCCATTGGCCCACCGCCGCGGCGACCAGCGCTTCGCGCGCCGGCGGCGCCGGTTCGCGCAGCGAGGGCTGGCCGCCGATCTCGCTCTTCACCATGCCGCTGACCGCGGCGCCGTCGATGCTGGCGCGAACGCGGGTCCAGCCGGCCTGCTCGTGCGGCCCCAGCACCTCGACCGGCTGACCCAGGTGCAGGATGCCGAGCCGGGTCGCCGGCTCGACGATGGGGGCGGAACGGAGGTTCAGCGCCTCCAGGTCTACGAATCTGCTGCTCATGACGAACTCCTGTCCGATCGACGAGGTGGCGGCAGTGCGCTGCCCGGCGCGCCGATCGTCCGGCCGGGCCTGCCTCGTCCGCCCGTGCGCGCGCTAGGCCCTGCCGCGCTCCGCGTGTTCGCTGCCTTCGCTGTTGAGCAGCTGCGAGAAGGTGTCCGCGTTCAGGTCCGGCACCTGGAAGCTCACCCGTTCCGGGTCGAACACCACGCCGCGGTCGTCGCTGTAGTAGTCCACCGGCACGTTGAGCCCCAGCGCCAGGTTGCTGCCGACCTCGCGCTCGGCCAGTTGCCAGTCCTTGCGCCACAGCGTGAAGCTGGTGACGAAGGCGTCGGCCACCACCTCGGCGTAGCCGTTGAGGCTGAAGCGCAGCCGCGGCGTCAGCGAGGCGGCCAGGTCGGCGTGCAGGTGCAGGCCGGTGTCGGGCGTCCAGTCGAGGTTCACGCTCGGCGAGACGTCGGCGCGCACCTCGGCCGCGGCCGCCACGTTGATGCCGGCGGTGGCGCGGATCACCGCGGCGCCGAGCGAGACGCCGGCGTCGAGCGAGGCCTCCACGCCGGCCACGCCGGGGATGTTGAAGCGCGCGTCGCCGGTCACGTGCAGGCTGTCGGGCTGGGCCGGGTTGTAGTCCTCGATGCGCACCTCGGCCTGGGTCAGCCGGCCGGGGCCGACGTGGGCGTAGCCGGTGACGCGGCCGTTGATGGTCAGCGCCAGGCCCACCGTGTTGCCGCCGACCGCGAAGCCGACCAGCGGCACTGAGACGGTCGGCATGTGGAACAGCTCGCGCCGCGCGCGTTCGGGCGAGGGGTACTGGTCGAACACCGTCACCGCGTCGGGGATGCCGATGCGGCCGCTGATCAGCATGTCGCCGCTGGGGCGGATCTTCAGGCCGATGCCGCCCTGCAGCCAGTCGGTCAGCCGCACGTTGACGGTGCCGTTGCCGAAGGCCTTGAGCTCGCTGTTGTCGCCGCCGGGCGTGACGTTGCCCTCGTCGTCGACCTGGCCGTTGGTCACGCCGGCCAGCACCGTGCCGTTGACCTGGCCGACCCGGAACGGCGCCTCGGCCGAGAACTTGAACAGGCCGTCGTCGTAGCTCGCCGCCAGCGCGGTGGTGATGCCGGCGAAGGTGGCGTCGGCGCTGCCGCTGGCCGCCAGCCGCCAGTCCTCGCCCTCCTGCCGCAGGGTGACGCCGAGCTGGCCGTTGCGGATGCCGGGCCGGTCGCGGAAGCGGGCGTTGCCCGAGATGGTGGCGCCCTCGGGGCCGTCGAAGCCGACCCGCAGCGAGGCCGATTCGATGCCGGGGATGTCGAGCTCGGCGTCGCCGCTGATCTCGCGCTGCTCGCCGTCGAAACTGGCCTGCACCGTGGCGCTGCGCACGCCGCGGATCTTGCCGGCGCCGATGCTTACCGTGCCGCTGCCGGAGAACTTGCCGTCCGGCGCCTCGGGCGTCTTGCGGTAGCGCACTTGGATCGAGGCGTCGGCGTCGAACAGGTTGCGGTCGAAGTCGAAATTGCCGCCGATGCTGAATTCGCCGCGGCTGCTGGCGTCGGCGCCGATGCGGCCGCGGCCCAGGCGGCGGATCTCGAAGTCGGCGCCGCCCGACAGCCTCAGGCCCGAGCGCGTGCCGAGCGAGACGGTGAGGTCGCTGCCGAGGATGTTGAACGGCCCGCCCAGCGCCAGCTCGCCGCCGCCGAAGCTCTTCTCGGCGCGCAGGTCGTCGCCCTCGATCACCAGGTCGACGTTGGCGTTGCGGATCAGCCCGAGGCTCGGGTTGATCTGGCCGCGCAGCACGATGCCCTTGACCGGGTCGATGTCGACGTTGCCGACGCTGACCGGGCTCATGGCATTGACGCCCTGGTTGCTGAAGATCGCGCTGATCTGGCCCTGGATCGAGGCCTTGTTGATGACGCCGGCGTAGGGCAGGCCGTTCTTGCGGTCGACTGGAATCTCGACCCGGATGCCGTTGAAGTTGAGCTGCGGATTGTGCTTGAACAGCTCGCCGCGCAGCGCGCCGGCCTGGGCGCCGCTGCCGCCGACGTCGAACTGGACCGATTGCAGGTGGAAACCCTTGATCCAGTCGTCGTCGGCGATATTGCGAGTGTTGCCGCTGCCGGCCGGCCAGTCGAACAGCTTGGGCCGGCCGATGGTATGGCTGTAGATGGCGATGCGGCTGGCCGAGCCGGTCAGGCTCGCCACCGGCACGTCGGATGGCCAGGGCGAGAAGCCGCCGCCGGCGTTCGGGTGCAGCGGCGAATAGATGTTGATGTAGTTGGCGAAATCGATGTGGTTGCCCTGGTTCAGTTCGTCCTGCAGCCAGTACTCGGCGGAGGCCGGATTGCAGGCGCCGCGGAAGTCGGTGAAGTTGATCTGGTAGTTGGCCTTGAGCGCCGCGACGCTCTGGTGCGCCGGCGGCAGGGTGCTGCGATTGGCGGTCAGCCAGGTGTCGAGGCTGGCGATGATGGCTTCCTTGATCGCGTCGCCCGAGCCCATGTTGGCGCGCGACTCGAGCATTTCCATATTGTCGATGGTGTTGGTGCCGTTGACCTGCAGTTCGACGATGTGGTCGACATGGAAGCTGCGCGCCTGGCCCTGCTTGTTCCAGATCGGCCGGCGCAGGGTTTCGGCCAGTTCGGCCGGGGTGCCGACCGCGATGTCGATATTGTCGCCGGCGCGGTGCTTGGGCCGGATCAGGTAGGGTTCGCTGCGCGAGGCGCTGCCGATCCGGGTGTGGATCTTGTCCAGCGCGGCGGTCGAGGTGGCGGTGCGCATCCAGACTTCCGACTGGTTGTTCACCGTGCGGGTGTAATTGGCCGGCCGGTACAGCGTGCCGGCGGTCTTCTTGGCGGTGTATAGCGCGTTGCGGTGCGCGACGTTGGCCTTGAAGCGCGGCAGGTTCAGCATCGGCAGCGTGATCACCGGCGTGCTGGCGGTGCCGCCGGCGGCGGCCGTGGTCCCGGCCCCGGTTCCGGTCGTGGCCGTGCCGGTGCCGCCCGCCGTCCCGGTCGTGGTCGCGCCGGTCGTGGTGCCGGTCGTCGCGGCCGTCGCCGGCGGCACCGGGGCGGCGGTGGTGCCGCCGCCGGCCGGCGGATCGCCTTCGCCGCGCATCGCCTGGCGCGCCGCGCCGCCGTTCTGCTGCTGCACGTGGGCCAGCTCGTGCGCCAGCAGGCGCTGGCCTTCGGGCTCGTCCGGCGCGTAGGCGTGCTCGGCGAACACGATGTGCTCGCCGACGGTGAAGGCCTTGGCGTGCAGCTGCCGCGCCAGCCGGTCGGCGGCGCGGCCGGTGTGGATCTGCACCGGCGGCAGCTTGGTGCCGAGGCTGCTCTCGAAGCGCATCCGCGACGACGGATCGAGCGGCGCGCCCCGGCCCAGCGCGGCGATCTCCTCCTCGCCGATGGGCGCTGCCGCCGCGGCCGGGTCGGGCGGCGGCACGCCGGTGGCAGCCTCGTCGACCTTGCGGTTGGCCGGCGTGTCGGCGCCGCCGCCGTCGGGCGAGGCGCCGGCCGGGGTGACCGACGGCTCGGGCACCGGCGCGCCGTCGCCCTGCGGCTCGTTCTTCACCGTCTCCTGCGCCGGCTCGTTGTTGAGCAGCTTGAGGAAGTCGTCGTCCTTCAGCTCCGGCTTGGGGATGCTGATGTCCTTCTCGGGATCGAAGCGCAGGCCGCTGTTGCTGTTGTAGCCGAGCTTGGCCGAGGCGGTGACCGCCAGCGGCAGCTTGAACGAGGCGCTGCCCAGTTCCCACTTGCGGCTCCACACCGTGATGGTGTCGACCACCACGTTGAGCTTGGCGAACACCTCGCCGGTCAGCGAGAACTTCAGCTGCGGCTGGAAGTTGAGCGCGGCGTTGGCCTCGAGGTCGAAGCCCTCGCTCTTGCTCCAGCTGAACTTGGTATTGGCCTTGATCAGCGGCGGGTCGGCCGGGATGCCGGCCTCGGCGGTGATGCCGATGGCGCCGCCGAGCTCGGCCACCAGCACCTTGGCCGAGATGTTGGCGGTGGCGCTGAGCGCGATGCCGGCCTTGGCCGGCACTTCGAAGTCCGACTTGCCGCCGAGCTTGAGCGTGTCGATGCTGACGTTGGCCGGGTTGAACGGCTCGATGGTCAGCGTGGTGTTCTTCATGGTGCCCGGCCCGACCGAGGCCTCGGCGGTGACCTTGCCCTGGGCGTAGAACACGATGGCGACGCCGACGCCGGCCACCGTGATGCCGCACAGCGGGATGTCGGGCGTCTTGATGTCGAGCAGGGTGCGCTTGGACTTGTCGCCGGCCGGGATCTGCGGGAACAGCTCGATGTCGGCCACGGTGACCGAGCCGCCGATCTCGACGCTGGCGTCGGGCTTGAGCACCAGCTTCACCTTGCCGCTGATCTTGTCGGTCAGCTTGACCGTCAGCTCGCCCTGGCCGAAGGCCTTGAAATCCTTGCCGCCGCCTTCGCCCGAGACGTTGCCCTTCTCGTCGACCTCGCCGTTGGTGACGCCGATGGTGACGTCGCCCTTGACCCGGTCGCCCTCGCCGAACTTGAAGCCGACCTGGCCCTTGAGC is a genomic window of Chitinimonas koreensis containing:
- a CDS encoding DUF2272 domain-containing protein, translated to MSSRFVDLEALNLRSAPIVEPATRLGILHLGQPVEVLGPHEQAGWTRVRASIDGAAVSGMVKSEIGGQPSLREPAPPAREALVAAAVGQWLRFEQGLGQEHLAPYYRYVGEMWRAIGIDLDGRDRDTPWSAAAISFMVRQAGHDFPRYRDFRFAAAHSKYLHDAIAKRRANDADAPFWGFRLHERRPEIGDLVCRWRETPRDFDDAASSDAFKSHSDIVVSVAPDFVLAIGGNVGQSVNVTRYEKTGAGFLAAAEAVFMLLGNRT
- a CDS encoding eCIS core domain-containing protein: MAEGKTPKADKPASTGGTHGGAAADSGLAGQSGPPAVSRAAAAPQAGADAEQAKPSVPADFADKLGAGQPLDPQTRSFFEQRLGCDLSAVRIHHDAQADTAAKQIHARAFTYGHHIAFAAGQYQPEGSEGKRLLAHELTHVLQQRQDTVPRQVMREGPAPAGGGGGAAGGNSIDVKGVAIPAFKAGYYTATPYKRPAGYNRKEEGSKQISTWRKATKGARDGFAAAMGLKEDGLYVAVPKASALSADNKEALIGPPKEIGEIARKPRWDDSGTPVAYDVDHMIELQIGGPSFDVESNLELRDASSNRSSGSSIDVSITGILGKMKDKENGDVEKIKAKYDLLYSDFATAAGGGKTSSWSIDAVNKFEPAKKGLNIYDPDAAAASGNVLPWPRGVDKEPFFGGPDLFVLYPSKSGGAPKQIKLDANGKPKDKSILNADWIRGIKLSGFDLNLSAGGENAGTLQAQIDIAQLQNPGGGNTLDLTIKRLPGSGGNVKQAGYINVLGAAGKIAKAFALKEMSPIEIVEFDILPSGLMITGVVNPSLGLFKGTQLDLVVEGTDLRVQKTFTGDEIKLPGPFKITGSSLTVALGTKSGFSATGVVLFTITGLGDGKLTATGKMASFAIRGDFEFDKKLFDAQAKLGVSYVKEGEEGKFSGEAQLKIGKDKIKGIKGATINAKVENETFTADGKAETDIPGIKAFGLAIDLKDPEHFSVQGDGELEKLPGIQSGKLTMKLERAGADWSLSGSGDVTPNIPGVSSNIKGSYAKGVVLLKGQVGFKFGEGDRVKGDVTIGVTNGEVDEKGNVSGEGGGKDFKAFGQGELTVKLTDKISGKVKLVLKPDASVEIGGSVTVADIELFPQIPAGDKSKRTLLDIKTPDIPLCGITVAGVGVAIVFYAQGKVTAEASVGPGTMKNTTLTIEPFNPANVSIDTLKLGGKSDFEVPAKAGIALSATANISAKVLVAELGGAIGITAEAGIPADPPLIKANTKFSWSKSEGFDLEANAALNFQPQLKFSLTGEVFAKLNVVVDTITVWSRKWELGSASFKLPLAVTASAKLGYNSNSGLRFDPEKDISIPKPELKDDDFLKLLNNEPAQETVKNEPQGDGAPVPEPSVTPAGASPDGGGADTPANRKVDEAATGVPPPDPAAAAAPIGEEEIAALGRGAPLDPSSRMRFESSLGTKLPPVQIHTGRAADRLARQLHAKAFTVGEHIVFAEHAYAPDEPEGQRLLAHELAHVQQQNGGAARQAMRGEGDPPAGGGTTAAPVPPATAATTGTTTGATTTGTAGGTGTATTGTGAGTTAAAGGTASTPVITLPMLNLPRFKANVAHRNALYTAKKTAGTLYRPANYTRTVNNQSEVWMRTATSTAALDKIHTRIGSASRSEPYLIRPKHRAGDNIDIAVGTPAELAETLRRPIWNKQGQARSFHVDHIVELQVNGTNTIDNMEMLESRANMGSGDAIKEAIIASLDTWLTANRSTLPPAHQSVAALKANYQINFTDFRGACNPASAEYWLQDELNQGNHIDFANYINIYSPLHPNAGGGFSPWPSDVPVASLTGSASRIAIYSHTIGRPKLFDWPAGSGNTRNIADDDWIKGFHLQSVQFDVGGSGAQAGALRGELFKHNPQLNFNGIRVEIPVDRKNGLPYAGVINKASIQGQISAIFSNQGVNAMSPVSVGNVDIDPVKGIVLRGQINPSLGLIRNANVDLVIEGDDLRAEKSFGGGELALGGPFNILGSDLTVSLGTRSGLRLSGGADFEIRRLGRGRIGADASSRGEFSIGGNFDFDRNLFDADASIQVRYRKTPEAPDGKFSGSGTVSIGAGKIRGVRSATVQASFDGEQREISGDAELDIPGIESASLRVGFDGPEGATISGNARFRDRPGIRNGQLGVTLRQEGEDWRLAASGSADATFAGITTALAASYDDGLFKFSAEAPFRVGQVNGTVLAGVTNGQVDDEGNVTPGGDNSELKAFGNGTVNVRLTDWLQGGIGLKIRPSGDMLISGRIGIPDAVTVFDQYPSPERARRELFHMPTVSVPLVGFAVGGNTVGLALTINGRVTGYAHVGPGRLTQAEVRIEDYNPAQPDSLHVTGDARFNIPGVAGVEASLDAGVSLGAAVIRATAGINVAAAAEVRADVSPSVNLDWTPDTGLHLHADLAASLTPRLRFSLNGYAEVVADAFVTSFTLWRKDWQLAEREVGSNLALGLNVPVDYYSDDRGVVFDPERVSFQVPDLNADTFSQLLNSEGSEHAERGRA